In the genome of Perca fluviatilis chromosome 4, GENO_Pfluv_1.0, whole genome shotgun sequence, one region contains:
- the zmynd8 gene encoding protein kinase C-binding protein 1 isoform X7 codes for MHPQSVAEEAETTEITTEGMEISTRSKVSDTGSTERMTQKRKIPSPSHSSNGHSSAETSPCPVKKKKKPGAVSSSKDQSELRHGPFYYVKQPALTTDPVDVVPQDGRNDFYCWLCHREGQVLCCELCPRVYHAKCLKLPAEPEGDWFCPECEKITVAECIETQSKAMMMLTIEQLSYLLKFALQKMKQPGTEPFQKPVSLEQHPDYAEYIFHPMDLCTLEKNIKKKMYGCTEAFLADAKWILHNCIIYNGGNHKLTATAKVIVKICEHEMNEIEVCPECYLSACQKRDNWFCEPCSNPHPLVWAKLKGFPFWPAKALRDKDGQVDARFFGQHDRAWVPLNNCYLMSKEIPFSVKKTKSIFNSAMQEMEVYVENMRKKFGVFNYAPFRTPYTPDNNFQMLLDPSNPSSTLIKPEKQEKIKLSFDMTASPKIPLTRTMLSGAGVGGSTAGRRLPLSEMPRSPMSTNSSAHTGSDGEHDTADKSQTKAPNSQYSTGEESMDCTASPAHPRPCPAGSSLESPKPFHSQAPGSHKQEKTPPTGSILNLNLDRSKAEMDLKELSETVQQKQGATPVLTSPKRQIKSRFQLNLDKTIESCKAQLGIDEISVDVYKGVEHSDSEDSDKSDSSDSEYASDEEQKTKDGRDAAPNDEAQKEPTKSKVKDQPSVSQDKEGKADSLVASETAAGDATATASNASPKGKMSTDSEKESPEQTKAPPSSPGLREKAQVKEEAKQPVPVEDSDSERELVIDLGEEQGGKNRRRSRKDNTTVKESSAGKPEGKALTPSTIPSQNSTAPSTPSSVSTQSPMAIPVTMVSFTTPSPATISLATVSSATATPPSSSSSASTTPALKKQRPLLPRETVPVVQRAVVWNPTAKFQTSSQKWHMQKVQRQQQNQQPVATTQVQVSSPRQGQGQALTQTQATGNGSTAGSSSSSQQSSQSTRYQTRQAVKAVQQKDTSTSAVTLVSSSPASVAMIAASSLGTAATSSPVATDLYIPTASADAAADIAKYTNKIMDAIKGTMTEIYNDLSKSTSGNTIAEIRRLRIEIEKLQWLHQQELSEMKHNLELTMAEMRQSLEQERERLVTEVKKQMELEKQQAVDETKKKQWCANCRKEAIFYCCWNTSYCDYPCQQAHWPEHMKSCTQSATAPQQEPEAESTADLPHKGLGQTSSGPNSLRDTPVSAPSDKDCEMEKSTDNVAVTLS; via the exons ATGCATCCACAGAG TGTGGCAGAGGAAGCGGAGACAACTGAGATTACAACAGAAGGAATGGAGATCTCAACACGATCCAAAG TTTCAGACACGGGGTCGACAGAACGGATGACCCAAAAACGAAAGATACCAAGTCCCTCTCACTCATCTAATGGTCACTCCTCTGCTGAAACGTCCCCCTGCCCagtgaaaaagaagaagaaaccagGTGCTGTTAGCAGCAGCAAAGACCAg TCAGAACTAAGACATGGTCCCTTTTACTATGTGAAGCAGCCAGCACTCACCACAGACCCTGTTGATGTTGTACCGCAGGACGGCAGGAATGACTTCTACTGCTGGCTGTGCCACCGCGAGGGCCAGGTGCTCTGCTGTGAGCTCTGCCCCAGGGTATACCACGCCAAGTGCCTCAAACTACCAGCCGAGCCCGAGGGCGACTGGTTCTGTCCGGAGTGTGAG AAAATAACAGTTGCTGAGTGTATAGAGACTCAGAGCAAAGCCATGATGATGCTAACTATAGAGCAGCTGTCTTACCTACTAAAGTTTGCCCTTCAGAAGATGAAACAGCCAGGT ACCGAACCCTTCCAGAAACCTGTCTCTCTTGAACAGCATCCAGATTATGCAGAGTACATATTTCACCCTATGGATCTTTGCACACTTGAGAAG aatattaaaaagaaaatgtatggctGCACAGAGGCCTTCTTGGCAGATGCAAAATGGATTTTGCACAACTGTATTATATACAATGGAG GCAATCACAAACTCACAGCTACTGCTAAAGTGATAGTAAAAATCTGTGAACATGAG ATGAACGAGATTGAAGTTTGTCCAGAGTGTTATCTGTCTGCTTGCCAAAAGAGAGACAACTGGTTCTGTGAGCCTTGT AGTAACCCACACCCTCTAGTGTGGGCCAAACTGAAAGGATTTCCATTCTGGCCTGCTAAAGCTCTGCGGGACAAAGATGGACAAGTGGATGCTCGCTTTTTTGGTCAGCATGACAG GGCTTGGGTTCCTTTAAACAATTGCTACCTCATGTCCAAAGAGATTCCTTTCTCTGTGAAGAAGACCAAGAGCATCTTCAACAGTGCCATGCAAGAGATGGAGGTCTATGTGGAGAACATGAGAAAGAAGTTTGGAGTATTTAACTATGCCCCCTTCAGGACCCCCTACACTCCTGACAACAACTTCCAGATGCTGCTGGATCCCTCCAACCCCTCTTCCACCCTGATCAAACCTGAGAAACAGGAGAAGATTAAGCTGAGCTTTGATATGACTGCATCACCCAAGATCCCTTTGACCAGGACCATGCTGTCTGGGGCTGGGGTGGGAGGGAGCACAGCAGGCCGACGGCTCCCTCTCAGTGAAATGCCTCGCTCCCCCATGAGCACCAACTCCTCTGCCCATACTGGTTCGGATGGGGAACATGACACAGCTGACAAGTCCCAGACAAAAGCTCCAAACAGccagtacagtacaggagagGAGTCCATGGACTGTACAG CATCGCCTGCCCATCCTCGACCTTGTCCTGCAGGCAGTTCCTTGGAGAGCCCTAAACCATTCCACTCTCAAGCTCCTGGTTCCCACAAGCAGGAGAAGACACCACCGACAGGAAGCATTCTGAACCTCAATCTAG ATCGGAGTAAAGCAGAAATGGACCTTAAGGAGCTTAGTGAAACGGTTCAGCAGAAACAAGGAGCCACACCAGTCCTCACCTCTCCAAAAAGACAGATCAAGAGCCGTTTCCAGCTGAACTTGGACAAAACCATTGAGAGTTGCAAGGCACAGTTGG GTATAGATGAGATCTCTGTTGATGTGTATAAAGGTGTGGAACACAGTGACTCAGAAGACTCTGATAAATCTGACTCCAGTGACAGTGAGTATGCCAGTGATGAGGAGCAAAAGACCAAGGATGGCCGGGATGCAGCACCCAATGATGAAGCCCAGAAGGAGCCTACCAAAAGTAAAGTCAAAGACCAACCTTCCGTGAGCCAAGATAAGGAGGGTAAAGCTGATTCGCTCGTGGCATCCGAGACTGCAGCAGGCGACGCCACTGCAACAGCATCAAATGCTTCACCTAAAGGGAAAATGAGCACAGATTCGGAAAAAGAGAGTCCAGAGCAGACCAAAGCACCTCCATCATCACCTGGTCTCAGGGAGAAGGCTCAAGTGAAAGAAGAGGCAAAGCAGCCTGTGCCAGTGGAGGACTCTGACTCAGAGAGAGAGCTGGTTATTGACCTCGGAGAGGAACAGGGAGGCAAgaacaggaggaggagcaggaaagACAACACCACTGTTAAAGAGTCATCTGCTGGTAAACCTGAAG GTAAAGCCCTGACCCCATCAACAATCCCGTCTCAAAACAGTACAGCTCCGTCCACACCCTCTAGTGTTTCCACACAGTCCCCTATGGCCATTCCTGTCACCATGGTCTCCTTCACTACTCCCTCACCCGCAACCATAAGCCTTGCAACTGTGTCCAGTGCCACCGCAACACCcccctcttcatcctcctcagcCTCCACCACACCAGCTTTGAAAAAACAGCGTCCTCTGCTGCCCAGAGAGACGGTGCCGGTGGTGCAGAGAGCTGTGGTGTGGAATCCCACTGCCAAGTTTCAGACCTCCTCTCAGAAGTGGCACATGCAGAAGGTGCAGCGTCAGCAACAGAACCAGCAACCTGTGGCAACCACGCAGGTGCAGGTGTCGTCGCCCAGGCAAGGCCAGGGTCAAGCGCTGACCCAGACACAAGCCACTGGGAATGGCTCGACAGCAGGATCCTCATCGTCATCACAGCAGTCTTCACAAAGCACACGCTATCAGACCAGACAGGCTGTTAAAG CTGTTCAACAAAAAGACACATCCACGTCGGCTGTCACCCTGGTATCCAGTAGTCCTGCTTCTGTTGCCATGATTGCAGCATCAAGTTTAGGCACAGCTGCTACATCTTCACCAGTGGCAACCGACCTGTATATCCCCACTGCCTCAGCGGATGCAGCTGCAGACATTGCCAAGTACACAAATAAA ATAATGGATGCAATCAAAGGTACAATGACTGAAATTTACAATGACCTTTCTAAGAGTACTTCAGGAAATACAATAGCAGAG ATAAGACGACTGAGAATCGAAATAGAAAAATTACAGTGGCTGCATCAACAAGAGTTGTCAGAAATGAAGCACAATCTTG AGCTGACAATGGCAGAGATGAGGCAAAGTCTggaacaggagagagagaggttggtGACTGAGGTGAAGAAACAGATGGAGCTGGAGAAGCAGCAAGCAGTGGATGAGACAAAGAAGAAACAGTGGTGTGCTAACTGCAGGAAAGAGGCCATCTTCTACTGCTGCTGGAACACCAGCTACTGTGATTACCCCTGTCAGCAAGCCCACTGGCCAGAACACATGAAGTCCTGCACTCAATCAG
- the zmynd8 gene encoding protein kinase C-binding protein 1 isoform X2, which translates to MHPQSVAEEAETTEITTEGMEISTRSKVSDTGSTERMTQKRKIPSPSHSSNGHSSAETSPCPVKKKKKPGAVSSSKDQSELRHGPFYYVKQPALTTDPVDVVPQDGRNDFYCWLCHREGQVLCCELCPRVYHAKCLKLPAEPEGDWFCPECEKITVAECIETQSKAMMMLTIEQLSYLLKFALQKMKQPGDHPRLSSRSPHAASTQRKTFNWTEPFQKPVSLEQHPDYAEYIFHPMDLCTLEKAPCFLFAPQNIKKKMYGCTEAFLADAKWILHNCIIYNGGNHKLTATAKVIVKICEHEMNEIEVCPECYLSACQKRDNWFCEPCSNPHPLVWAKLKGFPFWPAKALRDKDGQVDARFFGQHDRAWVPLNNCYLMSKEIPFSVKKTKSIFNSAMQEMEVYVENMRKKFGVFNYAPFRTPYTPDNNFQMLLDPSNPSSTLIKPEKQEKIKLSFDMTASPKIPLTRTMLSGAGVGGSTAGRRLPLSEMPRSPMSTNSSAHTGSDGEHDTADKSQTKAPNSQYSTGEESMDCTGISPGSSLESPKPFHSQAPGSHKQEKTPPTGSILNLNLDRSKAEMDLKELSETVQQKQGATPVLTSPKRQIKSRFQLNLDKTIESCKAQLGIDEISVDVYKGVEHSDSEDSDKSDSSDSEYASDEEQKTKDGRDAAPNDEAQKEPTKSKVKDQPSVSQDKEGKADSLVASETAAGDATATASNASPKGKMSTDSEKESPEQTKAPPSSPGLREKAQVKEEAKQPVPVEDSDSERELVIDLGEEQGGKNRRRSRKDNTTVKESSAGKPEGKALTPSTIPSQNSTAPSTPSSVSTQSPMAIPVTMVSFTTPSPATISLATVSSATATPPSSSSSASTTPALKKQRPLLPRETVPVVQRAVVWNPTAKFQTSSQKWHMQKVQRQQQNQQPVATTQVQVSSPRQGQGQALTQTQATGNGSTAGSSSSSQQSSQSTRYQTRQAVKAVQQKDTSTSAVTLVSSSPASVAMIAASSLGTAATSSPVATDLYIPTASADAAADIAKYTNKIMDAIKGTMTEIYNDLSKSTSGNTIAEIRRLRIEIEKLQWLHQQELSEMKHNLELTMAEMRQSLEQERERLVTEVKKQMELEKQQAVDETKKKQWCANCRKEAIFYCCWNTSYCDYPCQQAHWPEHMKSCTQSATAPQQEPEAESTADLPHKGLGQTSSGPNSLRDTPVSAPSDKDCEMEKSTDNVAVTLS; encoded by the exons ATGCATCCACAGAG TGTGGCAGAGGAAGCGGAGACAACTGAGATTACAACAGAAGGAATGGAGATCTCAACACGATCCAAAG TTTCAGACACGGGGTCGACAGAACGGATGACCCAAAAACGAAAGATACCAAGTCCCTCTCACTCATCTAATGGTCACTCCTCTGCTGAAACGTCCCCCTGCCCagtgaaaaagaagaagaaaccagGTGCTGTTAGCAGCAGCAAAGACCAg TCAGAACTAAGACATGGTCCCTTTTACTATGTGAAGCAGCCAGCACTCACCACAGACCCTGTTGATGTTGTACCGCAGGACGGCAGGAATGACTTCTACTGCTGGCTGTGCCACCGCGAGGGCCAGGTGCTCTGCTGTGAGCTCTGCCCCAGGGTATACCACGCCAAGTGCCTCAAACTACCAGCCGAGCCCGAGGGCGACTGGTTCTGTCCGGAGTGTGAG AAAATAACAGTTGCTGAGTGTATAGAGACTCAGAGCAAAGCCATGATGATGCTAACTATAGAGCAGCTGTCTTACCTACTAAAGTTTGCCCTTCAGAAGATGAAACAGCCAGGT GATCATCCCCGCTTGTCATCTCGCTCCCCCCATGCAGCTTCCACGCAGAGAAAGACTTTTAATTGG ACCGAACCCTTCCAGAAACCTGTCTCTCTTGAACAGCATCCAGATTATGCAGAGTACATATTTCACCCTATGGATCTTTGCACACTTGAGAAG GCaccatgttttctttttgcaccgcagaatattaaaaagaaaatgtatggctGCACAGAGGCCTTCTTGGCAGATGCAAAATGGATTTTGCACAACTGTATTATATACAATGGAG GCAATCACAAACTCACAGCTACTGCTAAAGTGATAGTAAAAATCTGTGAACATGAG ATGAACGAGATTGAAGTTTGTCCAGAGTGTTATCTGTCTGCTTGCCAAAAGAGAGACAACTGGTTCTGTGAGCCTTGT AGTAACCCACACCCTCTAGTGTGGGCCAAACTGAAAGGATTTCCATTCTGGCCTGCTAAAGCTCTGCGGGACAAAGATGGACAAGTGGATGCTCGCTTTTTTGGTCAGCATGACAG GGCTTGGGTTCCTTTAAACAATTGCTACCTCATGTCCAAAGAGATTCCTTTCTCTGTGAAGAAGACCAAGAGCATCTTCAACAGTGCCATGCAAGAGATGGAGGTCTATGTGGAGAACATGAGAAAGAAGTTTGGAGTATTTAACTATGCCCCCTTCAGGACCCCCTACACTCCTGACAACAACTTCCAGATGCTGCTGGATCCCTCCAACCCCTCTTCCACCCTGATCAAACCTGAGAAACAGGAGAAGATTAAGCTGAGCTTTGATATGACTGCATCACCCAAGATCCCTTTGACCAGGACCATGCTGTCTGGGGCTGGGGTGGGAGGGAGCACAGCAGGCCGACGGCTCCCTCTCAGTGAAATGCCTCGCTCCCCCATGAGCACCAACTCCTCTGCCCATACTGGTTCGGATGGGGAACATGACACAGCTGACAAGTCCCAGACAAAAGCTCCAAACAGccagtacagtacaggagagGAGTCCATGGACTGTACAGGTATTTCACCAG GCAGTTCCTTGGAGAGCCCTAAACCATTCCACTCTCAAGCTCCTGGTTCCCACAAGCAGGAGAAGACACCACCGACAGGAAGCATTCTGAACCTCAATCTAG ATCGGAGTAAAGCAGAAATGGACCTTAAGGAGCTTAGTGAAACGGTTCAGCAGAAACAAGGAGCCACACCAGTCCTCACCTCTCCAAAAAGACAGATCAAGAGCCGTTTCCAGCTGAACTTGGACAAAACCATTGAGAGTTGCAAGGCACAGTTGG GTATAGATGAGATCTCTGTTGATGTGTATAAAGGTGTGGAACACAGTGACTCAGAAGACTCTGATAAATCTGACTCCAGTGACAGTGAGTATGCCAGTGATGAGGAGCAAAAGACCAAGGATGGCCGGGATGCAGCACCCAATGATGAAGCCCAGAAGGAGCCTACCAAAAGTAAAGTCAAAGACCAACCTTCCGTGAGCCAAGATAAGGAGGGTAAAGCTGATTCGCTCGTGGCATCCGAGACTGCAGCAGGCGACGCCACTGCAACAGCATCAAATGCTTCACCTAAAGGGAAAATGAGCACAGATTCGGAAAAAGAGAGTCCAGAGCAGACCAAAGCACCTCCATCATCACCTGGTCTCAGGGAGAAGGCTCAAGTGAAAGAAGAGGCAAAGCAGCCTGTGCCAGTGGAGGACTCTGACTCAGAGAGAGAGCTGGTTATTGACCTCGGAGAGGAACAGGGAGGCAAgaacaggaggaggagcaggaaagACAACACCACTGTTAAAGAGTCATCTGCTGGTAAACCTGAAG GTAAAGCCCTGACCCCATCAACAATCCCGTCTCAAAACAGTACAGCTCCGTCCACACCCTCTAGTGTTTCCACACAGTCCCCTATGGCCATTCCTGTCACCATGGTCTCCTTCACTACTCCCTCACCCGCAACCATAAGCCTTGCAACTGTGTCCAGTGCCACCGCAACACCcccctcttcatcctcctcagcCTCCACCACACCAGCTTTGAAAAAACAGCGTCCTCTGCTGCCCAGAGAGACGGTGCCGGTGGTGCAGAGAGCTGTGGTGTGGAATCCCACTGCCAAGTTTCAGACCTCCTCTCAGAAGTGGCACATGCAGAAGGTGCAGCGTCAGCAACAGAACCAGCAACCTGTGGCAACCACGCAGGTGCAGGTGTCGTCGCCCAGGCAAGGCCAGGGTCAAGCGCTGACCCAGACACAAGCCACTGGGAATGGCTCGACAGCAGGATCCTCATCGTCATCACAGCAGTCTTCACAAAGCACACGCTATCAGACCAGACAGGCTGTTAAAG CTGTTCAACAAAAAGACACATCCACGTCGGCTGTCACCCTGGTATCCAGTAGTCCTGCTTCTGTTGCCATGATTGCAGCATCAAGTTTAGGCACAGCTGCTACATCTTCACCAGTGGCAACCGACCTGTATATCCCCACTGCCTCAGCGGATGCAGCTGCAGACATTGCCAAGTACACAAATAAA ATAATGGATGCAATCAAAGGTACAATGACTGAAATTTACAATGACCTTTCTAAGAGTACTTCAGGAAATACAATAGCAGAG ATAAGACGACTGAGAATCGAAATAGAAAAATTACAGTGGCTGCATCAACAAGAGTTGTCAGAAATGAAGCACAATCTTG AGCTGACAATGGCAGAGATGAGGCAAAGTCTggaacaggagagagagaggttggtGACTGAGGTGAAGAAACAGATGGAGCTGGAGAAGCAGCAAGCAGTGGATGAGACAAAGAAGAAACAGTGGTGTGCTAACTGCAGGAAAGAGGCCATCTTCTACTGCTGCTGGAACACCAGCTACTGTGATTACCCCTGTCAGCAAGCCCACTGGCCAGAACACATGAAGTCCTGCACTCAATCAG
- the zmynd8 gene encoding protein kinase C-binding protein 1 isoform X8: protein MHPQSVAEEAETTEITTEGMEISTRSKVSDTGSTERMTQKRKIPSPSHSSNGHSSAETSPCPVKKKKKPGAVSSSKDQSELRHGPFYYVKQPALTTDPVDVVPQDGRNDFYCWLCHREGQVLCCELCPRVYHAKCLKLPAEPEGDWFCPECEKITVAECIETQSKAMMMLTIEQLSYLLKFALQKMKQPGDHPRLSSRSPHAASTQRKTFNWTEPFQKPVSLEQHPDYAEYIFHPMDLCTLEKAPCFLFAPQNIKKKMYGCTEAFLADAKWILHNCIIYNGGNHKLTATAKVIVKICEHEMNEIEVCPECYLSACQKRDNWFCEPCSNPHPLVWAKLKGFPFWPAKALRDKDGQVDARFFGQHDRAWVPLNNCYLMSKEIPFSVKKTKSIFNSAMQEMEVYVENMRKKFGVFNYAPFRTPYTPDNNFQMLLDPSNPSSTLIKPEKQEKIKLSFDMTASPKIPLTRTMLSGAGVGGSTAGRRLPLSEMPRSPMSTNSSAHTGSDGEHDTADKSQTKAPNSQYSTGEESMDCTASPAHPRPCPAGSSLESPKPFHSQAPGSHKQEKTPPTGSILNLNLDRSKAEMDLKELSETVQQKQGATPVLTSPKRQIKSRFQLNLDKTIESCKAQLGIDEISVDVYKGVEHSDSEDSDKSDSSDSEYASDEEQKTKDGRDAAPNDEAQKEPTKSKVKDQPSVSQDKEGKADSLVASETAAGDATATASNASPKGKMSTDSEKESPEQTKAPPSSPGLREKAQVKEEAKQPVPVEDSDSERELVIDLGEEQGGKNRRRSRKDNTTVKESSAGKPEGKALTPSTIPSQNSTAPSTPSSVSTQSPMAIPVTMVSFTTPSPATISLATVSSATATPPSSSSSASTTPALKKQRPLLPRETVPVVQRAVVWNPTAKFQTSSQKWHMQKVQRQQQNQQPVATTQVQVSSPRQGQGQALTQTQATGNGSTAGSSSSSQQSSQSTRYQTRQAVKAVQQKDTSTSAVTLVSSSPASVAMIAASSLGTAATSSPVATDLYIPTASADAAADIAKYTNKIMDAIKGTMTEIYNDLSKSTSGNTIAEIRRLRIEIEKLQWLHQQELSEMKHNLELTMAEMRQSLEQERERLVTEVKKQMELEKQQAVDETKKKQWCANCRKEAIFYCCWNTSYCDYPCQQAHWPEHMKSCTQSAARSPDWKSPVLCLPA, encoded by the exons ATGCATCCACAGAG TGTGGCAGAGGAAGCGGAGACAACTGAGATTACAACAGAAGGAATGGAGATCTCAACACGATCCAAAG TTTCAGACACGGGGTCGACAGAACGGATGACCCAAAAACGAAAGATACCAAGTCCCTCTCACTCATCTAATGGTCACTCCTCTGCTGAAACGTCCCCCTGCCCagtgaaaaagaagaagaaaccagGTGCTGTTAGCAGCAGCAAAGACCAg TCAGAACTAAGACATGGTCCCTTTTACTATGTGAAGCAGCCAGCACTCACCACAGACCCTGTTGATGTTGTACCGCAGGACGGCAGGAATGACTTCTACTGCTGGCTGTGCCACCGCGAGGGCCAGGTGCTCTGCTGTGAGCTCTGCCCCAGGGTATACCACGCCAAGTGCCTCAAACTACCAGCCGAGCCCGAGGGCGACTGGTTCTGTCCGGAGTGTGAG AAAATAACAGTTGCTGAGTGTATAGAGACTCAGAGCAAAGCCATGATGATGCTAACTATAGAGCAGCTGTCTTACCTACTAAAGTTTGCCCTTCAGAAGATGAAACAGCCAGGT GATCATCCCCGCTTGTCATCTCGCTCCCCCCATGCAGCTTCCACGCAGAGAAAGACTTTTAATTGG ACCGAACCCTTCCAGAAACCTGTCTCTCTTGAACAGCATCCAGATTATGCAGAGTACATATTTCACCCTATGGATCTTTGCACACTTGAGAAG GCaccatgttttctttttgcaccgcagaatattaaaaagaaaatgtatggctGCACAGAGGCCTTCTTGGCAGATGCAAAATGGATTTTGCACAACTGTATTATATACAATGGAG GCAATCACAAACTCACAGCTACTGCTAAAGTGATAGTAAAAATCTGTGAACATGAG ATGAACGAGATTGAAGTTTGTCCAGAGTGTTATCTGTCTGCTTGCCAAAAGAGAGACAACTGGTTCTGTGAGCCTTGT AGTAACCCACACCCTCTAGTGTGGGCCAAACTGAAAGGATTTCCATTCTGGCCTGCTAAAGCTCTGCGGGACAAAGATGGACAAGTGGATGCTCGCTTTTTTGGTCAGCATGACAG GGCTTGGGTTCCTTTAAACAATTGCTACCTCATGTCCAAAGAGATTCCTTTCTCTGTGAAGAAGACCAAGAGCATCTTCAACAGTGCCATGCAAGAGATGGAGGTCTATGTGGAGAACATGAGAAAGAAGTTTGGAGTATTTAACTATGCCCCCTTCAGGACCCCCTACACTCCTGACAACAACTTCCAGATGCTGCTGGATCCCTCCAACCCCTCTTCCACCCTGATCAAACCTGAGAAACAGGAGAAGATTAAGCTGAGCTTTGATATGACTGCATCACCCAAGATCCCTTTGACCAGGACCATGCTGTCTGGGGCTGGGGTGGGAGGGAGCACAGCAGGCCGACGGCTCCCTCTCAGTGAAATGCCTCGCTCCCCCATGAGCACCAACTCCTCTGCCCATACTGGTTCGGATGGGGAACATGACACAGCTGACAAGTCCCAGACAAAAGCTCCAAACAGccagtacagtacaggagagGAGTCCATGGACTGTACAG CATCGCCTGCCCATCCTCGACCTTGTCCTGCAGGCAGTTCCTTGGAGAGCCCTAAACCATTCCACTCTCAAGCTCCTGGTTCCCACAAGCAGGAGAAGACACCACCGACAGGAAGCATTCTGAACCTCAATCTAG ATCGGAGTAAAGCAGAAATGGACCTTAAGGAGCTTAGTGAAACGGTTCAGCAGAAACAAGGAGCCACACCAGTCCTCACCTCTCCAAAAAGACAGATCAAGAGCCGTTTCCAGCTGAACTTGGACAAAACCATTGAGAGTTGCAAGGCACAGTTGG GTATAGATGAGATCTCTGTTGATGTGTATAAAGGTGTGGAACACAGTGACTCAGAAGACTCTGATAAATCTGACTCCAGTGACAGTGAGTATGCCAGTGATGAGGAGCAAAAGACCAAGGATGGCCGGGATGCAGCACCCAATGATGAAGCCCAGAAGGAGCCTACCAAAAGTAAAGTCAAAGACCAACCTTCCGTGAGCCAAGATAAGGAGGGTAAAGCTGATTCGCTCGTGGCATCCGAGACTGCAGCAGGCGACGCCACTGCAACAGCATCAAATGCTTCACCTAAAGGGAAAATGAGCACAGATTCGGAAAAAGAGAGTCCAGAGCAGACCAAAGCACCTCCATCATCACCTGGTCTCAGGGAGAAGGCTCAAGTGAAAGAAGAGGCAAAGCAGCCTGTGCCAGTGGAGGACTCTGACTCAGAGAGAGAGCTGGTTATTGACCTCGGAGAGGAACAGGGAGGCAAgaacaggaggaggagcaggaaagACAACACCACTGTTAAAGAGTCATCTGCTGGTAAACCTGAAG GTAAAGCCCTGACCCCATCAACAATCCCGTCTCAAAACAGTACAGCTCCGTCCACACCCTCTAGTGTTTCCACACAGTCCCCTATGGCCATTCCTGTCACCATGGTCTCCTTCACTACTCCCTCACCCGCAACCATAAGCCTTGCAACTGTGTCCAGTGCCACCGCAACACCcccctcttcatcctcctcagcCTCCACCACACCAGCTTTGAAAAAACAGCGTCCTCTGCTGCCCAGAGAGACGGTGCCGGTGGTGCAGAGAGCTGTGGTGTGGAATCCCACTGCCAAGTTTCAGACCTCCTCTCAGAAGTGGCACATGCAGAAGGTGCAGCGTCAGCAACAGAACCAGCAACCTGTGGCAACCACGCAGGTGCAGGTGTCGTCGCCCAGGCAAGGCCAGGGTCAAGCGCTGACCCAGACACAAGCCACTGGGAATGGCTCGACAGCAGGATCCTCATCGTCATCACAGCAGTCTTCACAAAGCACACGCTATCAGACCAGACAGGCTGTTAAAG CTGTTCAACAAAAAGACACATCCACGTCGGCTGTCACCCTGGTATCCAGTAGTCCTGCTTCTGTTGCCATGATTGCAGCATCAAGTTTAGGCACAGCTGCTACATCTTCACCAGTGGCAACCGACCTGTATATCCCCACTGCCTCAGCGGATGCAGCTGCAGACATTGCCAAGTACACAAATAAA ATAATGGATGCAATCAAAGGTACAATGACTGAAATTTACAATGACCTTTCTAAGAGTACTTCAGGAAATACAATAGCAGAG ATAAGACGACTGAGAATCGAAATAGAAAAATTACAGTGGCTGCATCAACAAGAGTTGTCAGAAATGAAGCACAATCTTG AGCTGACAATGGCAGAGATGAGGCAAAGTCTggaacaggagagagagaggttggtGACTGAGGTGAAGAAACAGATGGAGCTGGAGAAGCAGCAAGCAGTGGATGAGACAAAGAAGAAACAGTGGTGTGCTAACTGCAGGAAAGAGGCCATCTTCTACTGCTGCTGGAACACCAGCTACTGTGATTACCCCTGTCAGCAAGCCCACTGGCCAGAACACATGAAGTCCTGCACTCAATCAG cAGCTCGCAGTCCTGACTGGAAGTCTCCAGTCCTGTGCTTGCCCGCATAA